ACTCTGACCCCCGACCTGTCCTTCTGTTGCTGGCTAGGAGGGGGGCTAMGGTTCAAACAGTGCTTCCAAAGGTCCTAGTACCACAACAGCATGAACAGCAATCAGACAGAGACCGGAGGGAACTCTAAAGAACCTGTCTACAGCAGGGCTCTAACCACTACCATCGTGTAGGTTTTTGCTTGTTTTgagtaaaaacctacaggagggtagctcatGCCCTATACATGCTGCAGCTGCTTTTGTGGAAATATGAGCAAAACTGACACTTGAATAATTTATTAACAAGCTGTCAGGGATATAATAGAGACAGATGGCATTGTCTGTGACTCATTTCAGCCTTAGAACTCCTTGGAGCTTTGGTAATATTGATATTTCCTGCAttgttatttttacattgttgtgACAGATGTTTTTTCATTTTCCTTGTGTGGAAACTTTGGGCACTGTCCGCAAACTAGACTTTGATGAaagcattttagtcatttaccaGTGAAAAGCATGGCCCTGGTTTTTCATGAGAGCTGTCTGTTTTGATTCCAGTTAGAGGTCCCTGTTCCAGACTGTGGTTCTGCTCTATGGGTCCTTGGTACTGGTTCTGATGCTTGTGGACTTCCTATGTTTCTATCGTGTGTGGGGTTTTACAGTAACGTCAGCTCTTAGGAGGCATGTCACCTGTCCCCGCTCGATCTCTAGCCTCTTCTTCCCCTACAGTAACAAGACACAGCAGCAGCGCTACCTTGGCAATGGGAGGGDCTCAGGAGTCCTATGTGAGCACAAGATTTCTCAAGACTCCTCTTGTCTCTAAAGcaacagaggacacacacaacaaTTAGGCAATTTGTCTGACCCATTAAAGACAGTGTCCTAGGGCAAGgttccccaaccctctcctctgcctgtccACGGGCCCTCCCAgacttttcacatttttgtttttaccctTAACTGGCATGCCTGATTCAATTAGTCAACTAATATTCAACCCtttgactaattgaatcaggggtgccagtttagggttaaaacaaaaatgtgaaaagtcTGGGAGGGCCCGTGGACAGGGTTGGGAAACCCTGTCCTAGGAGACTAGTCCAGGAATTTCCATGCCAAGTCCTACATTTGACCATCTTAATCCCTTGATGGCCAGAAAACAAATTGATAGCATACTGCCAKACTATGACATAACAGGGTATAAGGGAGATATATATGTGGTGATATGATATTACGTGTATATTTCcaatatctacagtaccagtcaaaagtttggacacacctacagtactcattcaagggtttttctttatttttactgttttctacattgtagaataatagtgaagacatcaaaactatatttgagattcttcaaagtagctaccctttgccttgatgacagctttgcacacacttggcattctctcaaccagcttcacctggaatgcttttccaacagtcttgaaggagtcccatatatgctgagcacttgtgggctgcttttccttcactctgtggtccaactcatcccaaaccatctcaattgggttgaggttgggtgattgtagaggccaggtcatctgatgcagcactccatcttggtcaaatagcccttacacagcctggaggtgggttgggtcattgtactactttgaagaatctaaaatatttaatgatttgtttaacactttttcttggttactacatgatttcatgtgtgttatttcatagttttgatgtcttcactattattatacaatgtagataatagtaaaaataaagaaaaacccttgaatgagtaggtgtgtccaaacttttgactggtactgtatctatttttttatttgtatgtttagctcacatcatttaaaagtatgcattaaggtgtctttaatataataaatgtgtcaaaaacgaatgtagacattaataaatgcatttatatagcttccaaaatatatatttttttacaatcgaGGAGTACCAAGTTGGCGGTAGCTTCaatacagcgccccctgtcagtcatccaaGGTTTATACTCATTATTGGTTGAAACATCTTGCTTTGAAATTAATTTCCATCactggaggttggtggcaccttatttggggaggatgggctcgtagTAATGGCAGGAACataataagtggaatggtatcaaagaggtttccatgtgtttaatgtaaTTCCATTCactcagttccagccattattatgagcatcctcccctcagcagcctcctgtggtttccATAATCCAGAAATTGCACATAAATATTTAAGGCTAGATGCAGTCTTTAGTGATGAAATGATTTAGATACAAAGGATTAGCTTTTAATGAAATCACTCAGATGTATTAACATCGCAAGTTTTTTTGTCAGACAGCCTTCTAAAGTCTTGGTGTTTTTGGTTTACAAACAATAACTGAGACATTGGAAATCTAGTGGAAATAGGAAAGGGAAGCAAAAATGATCCATATTATAAGAAGGTGCAAGTCAATAATTTGTGTTTCTCTGTGCATTATAGAACAACATAAATAATATGTTGGAAACATTAAACACTTGTAGACATTGTCAGGGAATGCAAAGGAAATGCATGAGGGGAAAAATGTCAGCAAGATAAAGgaatagcatcagcaatccagtgTTTATATATGTAATTAGTTTCAACTCGTCGGACTACTGCACAGCATGCATTCAAAATGCTGATCTGACCTCCCACAATCGAACGGATCAAATTCTCTCACACCCATCTCCAGCAGCGTATGGAGCTGGAGGCAAGAGCTGAAAATGACCAGGAAGATGCTCTACAAATGTCGGCGCCCAGGGAAGACACGTTTCCGAGGTGAGCAGGACGACTATGAGATGGGGTTACGTCAGGCCGCAAGCAAAGTCCGGAGAATAGGAATATTGGGACAGGGACACACAAATGTGGATTtctgaggaggaatggagggaacaAATAGGAAGAAGAGGTCGAAGAGAATGAGGAAAGCAGAGgtttggatttgaatttgaggaAGATGGTGATAAAAATGGAGATAGGGTGTTGAAGAAGACTGGTGTCAAGTGCAAACAGAGTGAGCTGTGCGCCAGACCGAattctggaggtgaaatggaagtgaatgagggcgagtTAAGTGAGGTGGAAATTGTGTTGAAGAACTCGAAACCTGAGCCTGGCATCAATGGACATGATAAAGAAGAATCTGGTCcagtaggagtgacatttttgtAGAAAGGGGATCCTTGCTTTTTAGCGGATCCATTTTTGGTTTCAGGGTGGATGAGAAAGGAGGTGGGTGCAtttgaatcagtgaaggtaacctgtWGTGaacttgtgatatttgtttgtatTTACTATGACCAGAGGGAGTGGACGCTCTATGTCACACTACTTGGGTTAAGATCTGCACCATTGAAAGGAATGATTTAGTGTTAAGTGTAAAGgtgaagttgaagattcctggtgtttgtgatgcctGCAGTTTGGTGCAACCCAGACCCGGTGGGGAGTGCTGTGAAACAGTCAGTCAGCCCTTTTGAGTTTTGCTTCAGTCTTTACCTGACAAAGTCAAGTCaggatatatcagttatcctgttagagcttttgtgcCGGATCCACTGCGCTGTTTCAGGTGCAACGTGTACGGTCATGTAGCAGCAgtttgtaggagggagattccaagatgtgggaagtgtgcaggagggcatgggataTAAAGGATTGTGTAGTTTCCGTGGATAAAGTTGCGTCAACTGTAGgagtgcccatgttgctggggatcggaagtgtccggggggagagaggcaggttgaggtggctagagtcagagtagtgcaggtgttgtatgctgaggcagtgaaaaaAGTAGAGGATGGGTGAGGGATCCTGttaggatccctgtgagtagtagatctgtgccagcacagagggataggccaaccaGTGATATATGCTTCTGTAAGGTTGGTTTCTTAGCTTRcatagcaatggttatcaagctttcatagcaatggttattaaCTAACGCAGAAATGGAACattaatcacagaaaatagatgttgtggtggcagctacAGAAAAGTATTTGGATATacaagatttgacttcagaagagttacagggtgtgttgagtggtggtgtcccgtcctcccaggcctttggcatggtgcaggagcagatagggtcaaagtagctgaatggggtagtgggtttttaatgagtgtagggttagttggaagggtgttttatttatatatatatatatgtgtgtgtatatatatgtgtgtgtattatatatatatatatatatataagtattaaAGTATAGCCTAATGGATTTATATTGTAGTCCAGTTgagggcggtaatgcaacatattggatgccaaccgccaaaGTGTAAAGTCTACCAaacgtagtccactctgttcattcacattttgggaacagaaaattcaattgagatcaaatgtttaatcgatgagaattTGCAGAATGTTGGCCAAAACCCATCTCGtttcatcttctcccactgccggccagtgGGTTTCCTTTCGCTACCATATTTGGTAATGACTGGAAACGcaaagcggatgcttcacatttatacatccggtgaagtatccgtctcattgttctatctgtagCACTGATCGCAACGTTGTACGGATTTTTTGGTTTACGCTACCGCGAAACGCAGAGTTGCTGATGAATtggtttggatttggcttcaacGGCTTTGGGCAAATACGAGCGAATGAAAAATGTACTGATGCGGAAAGTGCCGGAGATGCCAACGTGACATATCCAATCTCTATTGATATTGTTTGTCGGAATTTGGAAGAGGAGCCTGTCCAAATCTGTCAACATAATAGCAATGTTGATACGCAGATCAGGACGAGTTGGAGTCGAAGAGCAGCTCTGCATTCAAATAGTGAGTAGAGTACTCAACTCGATCATCCCTTACGAAAAGAGATTGCAGTTAGAGCttagtataactgcagtatgctgccaAATCATGCGTCCAAAATACCCGTCGACTGCAGTTTTAAAACTGCTATATTTTTTTGAAAGGTCTGCTTTCTCGTGATTGTAACTCTGCAGTCCAGGCAGACCGCTCAACCAGTGACCGCAGTGAAAGGTTGATAACTGCATGAACCAGTTCCCACAGTGTATCAATTAAGTTGCAACCATGTACCTCAATTCGTCTAACTACATGGACTGTTTCAAAGTTTCCACTTAACTGTATAATTTGTTTACTTTTCAGGTGATGGAAGGCTGTGTCTGGCAGGTTTTGGAGTAGGGACCCCCAGTCAGAGAGGTTGTGGCGGCTGTGTAGAGGAAAGCCGAGGGTGCCAGGATGCACATATCAGCGAGGGATATCTGGCCCTGTCTTTCACAGACAGAGTAGAGTGCTGGAACTCTGAACGAAATGAGAAGAAACCAGGGTGGAGTATGGGGATTCCAGATAATACTGGTATTGATTTATACTGACTGGAGCTGTAGCATAGTTGGTACCACCCACAGCCCCTAGAATGAAATAAATCTTGTTATTTCCCCCACCCAGGTCCATGTACAGGTGTGTGGAAAATATAATGAAGCTCTGATCAATAGTTGCATTTCAATAATGTTGTAATCATAATGTATTCTTGTGTGTTTTGTAGGGCCCTCACTAGCATTCCCATTAGTTCCAGGAGGGTACATAGCTTCCAACCCTCCCTTTTACCGCCCACTTTCCCCACAACTACTGGCTGTTAGCCTGGCACTAGGCACAGAGCACGCAGTCCTCCTCACTGCCTCTGGAGACATCTACACCTGGGGCTCAGGCAGGTGAAGACcacaaatgtcatgttttgtaATGGATTTAACAAATCCTGTACAACAGTTTAGTCAATAGGCATTTTTACAGCACACCTTTCATAGGTTACTGATGACTATTTTGGGTACATCAGACATGGCAGAATGAACGACAGCATAGGATCTGTATTAAATGTTGTTAAAACCTTGCTCCCTGGTGTTGTTGGCAGCCATGGGCAGCTGGGACATGGGGACCTGAGCCCGCAGGAGGAGCCCAGAGCAATGGAGGCACTAATGGGTATGCCCATGAGCACTGTGGCCGCCGGGGGTTGGCACTCTGTCTGCACCAGTGGTAAGAGGGACTGACTGGGATGGAACTTACAAAAGAATGATAAAGTAGAGTGATTGCATTACATTATTCAGTCAATGTGATCACTAGTCTGGTCCACAGCTGGGGGAGACCTGTACGTGTGGGGCTGGAATGAGAGTGGCCAGGTGGGACTGCCATCACGAGCGCTAAGAGGAGAGCAGCAGAAGAACCAGGACACAGGTCTGCCTGTCTGGAATCTGTGTTATATTTTGGGAGGGCAGACCCACCAGCTCAGCTTGTTTTAATATTCAGTGTTCATGCAGGCAAATGGATGATACTTATATACCCCAAATTGGCTGCGTTGCAAAACACCTACATTGAGGTTCTGGACTGGTGTAGATACACAATATATAAATATGTTATATCTGAACTGTTGTATGTTTAGGTGGTGCCAGCACATGTAAAGATCAAGAGGAGAGCAACGATGAGGTGTTCATATCAATACAGGCCTTCCCAGCCCTGGTGGATGTTACTCAGTCATGTGAGGTCAGCAAGATCAGCTGTGGGTCGCGTCACACTGCGGCAGTCACAAGTAAGAGCCCTTCACACAAGCTGCCTCAAACTGCTAATTTAGAGAGATGACACTGAGtattttttctatttattttccaGGTACAGGTGATCTCTACACCTGGGGCTGGGGTAAGCTTTAAATGTCAAATATTCTAGTCTACGTGGCTTTGAGTAGGCCTGTGTATTGAATAAATAGCCGTTATGTATTTCACCTAGCAATTCATATCAATGGATAGACATGGTCTTTTTTCATATGCACGGCTACAAGTTTCGCATTTGCCACCGTTTCAGGTGAATACGGCCAGCTGGGACAGGGGACTGTGAACAGTTCAGACGAGCCAAGACGGGTAGAGTTTTTCAAGGACCAGGGGCTGCGTGTGGTGGATGTAGTGTGTGGACCATGGAACACTTTTGTTTCTGCTATCAAAGAggacccctctctccatcctgacACAAATATCCTTATTCCTCTGTAACCAAGGACTACATAGAATGGAAAAACTGCCTGTAGGAGTTGAGCACTAAGGACGGGGCACAGATTGATTGACTAGCTGTTTGTTTCAGACAAAGTAAAGTTAGTGACTAAGACTTGATTACTTTTATTCTAGCTATTTATAGATTTTAAAAAGTTTTACAGTTAAGAGAGCACTGACATGATgtagaaatacattttcaaacagaaaataTTAATCTACACAGACCAATATAATTTAGGCTGTGGATCAGACTCTTCCCAAACCTTTCCCCCCTGGAAAAATTATTCTCTACTTTATGCACACTCTGCTCTACTCAGAACAGGCTACTCTGGCTAATGGTGCttgtttaataaagtttgatCAAAGCCTGCAAGATCACAATGATAGTATTCTACAAAACAACCGAATATAATAGTATGACATTACTGtcagacaaaaaaacaaatttttcCATGTGGCCACTAGGCAAAAACACAGCCTAAACTATGCTACAGTTTAACATCTGCTCTAAAAATTGGCTCACTAGCCCATCATTCGAAACAATAATAACACGAAGCTATAAATGTATATCCCATGAAACTGAtgagatcaaatggttggtaTGCAGATGCTGTATGGACGTTTAACCGGTAAAAACTTGAAGAATTATCAGAGCtcaccagcttgtagtcctaaaacccaaGAAATTAGTTACCTTTGGTTCGTTCAGCCAACcctatgtgaaaaatgaatggggaaagaatagggttttggaataaatgccgaaaataaggtctgaggttaacacaggctgaGGAGATCTTGTTTTGTTCTATCCGATAAtaccagtcagttaacatgacgtTTATGAATTAAGCCTTTGTgctatgcttttttttttatagattatATGAATTCTTCAAAATTCAAGAAAgtgatgttagctgatgaagattctcAGAACCAAAAAAATCTCAAGACCGTGTTTACCTAAACTTATTTTTGGTGTTTAACCAAAAACACCATTCATTTcccctccaacgaaccatggtGGAGTTTGTGCCTACAAAAAAAATTCCATTATCTCTTTATCATTCACGATTCACAATGAGAAATGTYAAAGGAAAGAGACAACGCAAATGTATGCGTCAAGTAGAGGTAAAAACATGCACCGTGTGTGATCCGCACACGCCCAGAAGCTTAGGAACCTTTAGTCTGGGGGGGAAAGCCACTCTGTATAATTTAAGGCAAAATCTCAAAGTTACTGGTATTACAATGAAAAAATAGAAGAGGTCCTCTTAGTATGAATAGAACAGAATCCAATGCATCCATATCCTGGTGTGTTATCCGTAGACTTCACAGCACAATCTTAAAAGAACTGAAGAAAAATTTGGAATATTAGAGGGGGGTACATAGTTAAAATGTAGTGATTATGGAGAGATATTCTAATCAGATTTCAACTCACCTGATGAAATCTGGTGACCTCGAGATAACATGTTGGAACTCTGACAGATTTACTGTCCCATCTTTGTCTATATCTGACTCTTCAAGAATCTGTAAAATTGAAAAGTAAATAAGTAGTTGCTTTACCCTTGGATATTGCAGACGGAGACTTGAAATCATACAAAGCAGACCTGACTATATCATACACAGCAGGTCTTCTTTGAGGTAGGCTCACATTGGGAAGAACCAATAGTGGCCTTAATCTGTAAACTTACATTGCTGATGAGCTGCCTCATCTCTTCAGGTGTAAGCCTTGTGTCTTCAGTCTCACCAGTCAAACAGTTCACCAGCTTCTCCAGGTCCCCGCCATCCAGAGTGCCATCGTCATCAAAGTCTGAACATACAAAACAATTCCCATTTTATGTTTTCACCAGCCACCCACACACTGCCAGACATCCATGAATACATGACATACATATACCCCAAGAATTCCCAACAATTGTATTACCAAAAATGCGGAATGCGTAGTGGGACTTGATTTCCAGTGTTGCTGAATCGCTGAAGGCACTCAAGAGATCAAGGAAGTCCTCAAAGGTGAGACTTCCATCTTTCATATCAGATGTTGAGAATACATGGCAGATCCTTTTCCTGAAAGGGTTGGACTAAAGGGTGGGGACAGAACATAAACATTAGGGACCAAAGGTAATCCAACATGTTACAATGATTTGTAACAACATTCAAGTATTAGTAATGGAGTAGAATTTCAATTGCAATCTTGTCACCTTGAGTTCTGGCAGTGAAAGGACTTTCTCCATGGGCACACTGGTGAGGTTTCTGTCCTCTTTGGAAAGGAGTTCACTGAATCGCTTGTGTGCCCTACAGAAAAGACGCATCAAACAAACTTAGCTCTGCCTGTATGGATGTTGATTGTTCATCAAGTCCCTTTCGCAATAAATCTAAAATGACAAACCATTCCAACCTAGTTCAAACAATCCATCTTGCCGATCAAATTTCGTTGTAAATTGGGAKTTTAGCCCTGTCAGTTGACAAGGACGTTAAGCTCTGGCAAAATGGAGCCTatatatttatactgtatatgtatcaaATAGGATATTGAAAGAagtatcagtcaattgaaatgatcaTGAATAAAGCTAGTTACTTACAACAGAATTTCTTGTTTTGTAAGAAATGTCAGCTCCTGGAAGGGAAGTGTTAATACATTATTTAATACTACACACATTCCATATTTTTACCACAACTTCTTGCTTTTATCAGTTGGTCACTTGCAATGTGCTCAACAAGTTGTCCTACTAACTAGCTAACAGTCGTCAAAAGCTGAAAATGCACTCGCTTGTTAAAGGCAATAATTCAAGCTGGCTCTTTTATGAGGGCAAAAAGTAACGATAAATAGCCAGCTGGCTAAAAACAACTTGGTTAGCTTTTAGTTAACGTTAGTTATTCCCTAACCTAGTAACGACAATGGCCAACAACTTGTTGTGTACACTTTCTTGGCTAAATATCTAATTCACGTTAAATATCTTATGTCACCTGATATTCTGAGAGCAGATCCTTCCCTAATTGACTTGCTGTTGTTCCCATTTTTCCCTTCTTCTGTTTGTTTAGCTAGATAACTTCTGAGAACTTTCTGCTTCGATAACTTTCCAAAGGAGCCACTTCCCTTTCCGGAATTTACGTAATATTATTAAGTCGAAATGCCGGACGTGTCACCTGCTATTCTGCGGCTGCCTGCGCCAATGGAACCCAGACTTGAGTTgtgtttgaatactcatactaaccgtactatttgtgatgtgaattgagtatatagtgtgcttattggtcatagtatggatgtagttagtatgccaaaattTCCCGGATGacgtactaaattcgccaaaatacaaaagctgtgttcgaatacccatactaacatactgtatactacatactatatactattagttcattttagtatactgtaaatgaatagtatcctttcagttgagcttaCTAGCTCTTCatctgtctaccggaagttgatgctgttgctatgcaacctcttgctatcTAGTTAGCATAGCAAATGAGTAGTTTGACATTTCACGACTTCTTCGGgggtgttcttaaattcaatccgGAGTGCTGGGAGTGTGCTCATTAATTCAGAGCATTGACTGTTTGTGCACACACTGGATGTTCGGGCGGAGGAGTatggttgatttgagcgttctgaccttacaaacgcagtcaagcacccaagctaatgccattcttcaggaaatgggtgtggcttcataacttttcagatttgaagaaaatggcagaaaatatgcagccgaagtccagcGAGAGCAGATACAAATGatttgctttaactaattatgacaaatgttaggaaaatgttgaaaaatgtaataaagtaatgccttttcaaataagttacgttgaCTGACAATTTGTTTGCTACTCTATccttacaaacaaatattttccatataccacaaaccc
This portion of the Salvelinus sp. IW2-2015 linkage group LG4q.1:29, ASM291031v2, whole genome shotgun sequence genome encodes:
- the LOC111962449 gene encoding RCC1 domain-containing protein 1 isoform X3, whose protein sequence is MTRKMLYKCRRPGKTRFRGDGRLCLAGFGVGTPSQRGCGGCVEESRGCQDAHISEGYLALSFTDRVECWNSERNEKKPGWSMGIPDNTGPSLAFPLVPGGYIASNPPFYRPLSPQLLAVSLALGTEHAVLLTASGDIYTWGSGSHGQLGHGDLSPQEEPRAMEALMGMPMSTVAAGGWHSVCTSAGGDLYVWGWNESGQVGLPSRALRGEQQKNQDTGGASTCKDQEESNDEVFISIQAFPALVDVTQSCEVSKISCGSRHTAAVTSTGDLYTWGWGEYGQLGQGTVNSSDEPRRVEFFKDQGLRVVDVVCGPWNTFVSAIKEDPSLHPDTNILIPL
- the LOC111962449 gene encoding RCC1 domain-containing protein 1 isoform X1, with product MNWFGFGFNGFGQIRANEKCTDAESAGDANVTYPISIDIVCRNLEEEPVQICQHNSNVDTQIRTSWSRRAALHSNSDGRLCLAGFGVGTPSQRGCGGCVEESRGCQDAHISEGYLALSFTDRVECWNSERNEKKPGWSMGIPDNTGPSLAFPLVPGGYIASNPPFYRPLSPQLLAVSLALGTEHAVLLTASGDIYTWGSGSHGQLGHGDLSPQEEPRAMEALMGMPMSTVAAGGWHSVCTSAGGDLYVWGWNESGQVGLPSRALRGEQQKNQDTGGASTCKDQEESNDEVFISIQAFPALVDVTQSCEVSKISCGSRHTAAVTSTGDLYTWGWGEYGQLGQGTVNSSDEPRRVEFFKDQGLRVVDVVCGPWNTFVSAIKEDPSLHPDTNILIPL
- the LOC111962449 gene encoding RCC1 domain-containing protein 1 isoform X2 is translated as MLIRRSGRVGVEEQLCIQIVCFLVIVTLQSRQTAQPVTAVKGDGRLCLAGFGVGTPSQRGCGGCVEESRGCQDAHISEGYLALSFTDRVECWNSERNEKKPGWSMGIPDNTGPSLAFPLVPGGYIASNPPFYRPLSPQLLAVSLALGTEHAVLLTASGDIYTWGSGSHGQLGHGDLSPQEEPRAMEALMGMPMSTVAAGGWHSVCTSAGGDLYVWGWNESGQVGLPSRALRGEQQKNQDTGGASTCKDQEESNDEVFISIQAFPALVDVTQSCEVSKISCGSRHTAAVTSTGDLYTWGWGEYGQLGQGTVNSSDEPRRVEFFKDQGLRVVDVVCGPWNTFVSAIKEDPSLHPDTNILIPL
- the LOC111962450 gene encoding calcium and integrin-binding protein 1 — encoded protein: MGTTASQLGKDLLSEYQELTFLTKQEILLAHKRFSELLSKEDRNLTSVPMEKVLSLPELKSNPFRKRICHVFSTSDMKDGSLTFEDFLDLLSAFSDSATLEIKSHYAFRIFDFDDDGTLDGGDLEKLVNCLTGETEDTRLTPEEMRQLISNILEESDIDKDGTVNLSEFQHVISRSPDFISSFKIVL